In the genome of Carnobacterium pleistocenium FTR1, one region contains:
- a CDS encoding ABC transporter permease, translating into MVVQLFKGASRITKLLLQQNGFKIWLWLIGLIGVTMATVTAYTTIYTGQNEIVNFGLTMQNPAMIAMLGKAYAVESFNLGTVFASEMLLFSTIAVSVMNILIVTSSTRMDEEEGRLEMIRALPVGRLSYLSATTILMVIVNSLLFIMLSIGLGAFEHEAFSIESSLLYAAILTSTGLFFAGVAAVAAQLAATTRGTIGISFAFMILAYILRAVGDVGSDRVSLFSPLGWTVRTRVFVDNEWWPVIALVCGATVLLVSAFYLNQKRDINAGLLPDREGKVYASTSLKSWLGLPWRLEKGTIMSWAIGIFLMSAAFGSILGDLEAYFSDFELVQGILPSSSTVSMTEQFITLLVGIMSVFSAIPTVSILLKLKKEERLGRTDNFYSRSVSRNKAMGSYYLLAFLTGVLMQLLIGLGLYALASQVIEQSMGLGTILTATLSYIPAIWVVLGLTTLLVGIFPKVTGLIWIYVTFAILVIYLGNLLEFPEWVNRLSAFHHVPQLPNEEITWLQLGILSIVGIVLSGVGFIGYNKRDI; encoded by the coding sequence ATGGTTGTTCAGCTATTTAAAGGAGCTAGTCGAATAACAAAACTGCTTCTTCAACAAAATGGGTTTAAAATTTGGTTGTGGTTAATTGGGTTGATTGGTGTCACAATGGCGACTGTAACAGCTTATACCACGATTTATACGGGTCAAAACGAGATTGTTAATTTTGGCTTGACGATGCAAAATCCAGCCATGATCGCTATGTTAGGAAAAGCTTATGCGGTTGAATCTTTCAATCTGGGTACAGTCTTTGCAAGTGAAATGTTGCTATTTTCAACTATTGCAGTAAGCGTTATGAACATCTTAATTGTAACTTCAAGTACGAGAATGGATGAAGAAGAAGGACGGTTAGAAATGATTCGAGCGTTGCCGGTCGGAAGGCTGTCTTATCTATCAGCAACCACCATACTGATGGTTATCGTAAACAGTTTATTATTTATCATGCTATCAATAGGGTTGGGAGCCTTTGAACACGAAGCATTTAGTATCGAGTCTTCTTTGCTATATGCGGCTATTCTGACTAGTACAGGTTTGTTCTTTGCAGGAGTTGCCGCTGTTGCAGCGCAATTAGCGGCAACAACAAGAGGAACTATTGGGATTTCTTTTGCTTTTATGATACTAGCGTATATCTTAAGAGCGGTTGGGGATGTGGGCAGTGATCGTGTGTCTTTGTTTTCTCCCTTAGGATGGACTGTTCGAACAAGGGTATTTGTCGACAACGAATGGTGGCCTGTGATTGCTCTGGTATGTGGAGCTACTGTTTTGCTAGTAAGTGCATTTTATTTGAATCAAAAAAGAGACATCAATGCAGGACTGCTCCCTGATCGAGAAGGAAAAGTTTATGCTTCAACTAGTTTGAAGAGCTGGTTAGGATTACCTTGGCGATTAGAAAAAGGAACCATTATGTCATGGGCCATAGGTATCTTTTTAATGAGTGCTGCCTTTGGTTCGATTTTAGGTGATTTAGAAGCTTATTTTTCGGATTTTGAATTGGTTCAAGGAATTTTACCAAGTAGTTCAACTGTGTCTATGACGGAACAGTTTATTACGTTATTGGTAGGTATCATGTCTGTTTTTTCAGCTATTCCGACTGTTTCGATTTTATTGAAATTGAAAAAAGAAGAAAGGCTGGGTCGAACAGATAACTTCTATAGCCGATCTGTTTCTCGGAATAAAGCTATGGGAAGTTATTATCTTTTAGCCTTTTTAACAGGGGTATTGATGCAGCTACTAATTGGATTAGGATTATATGCTTTGGCTAGTCAAGTGATTGAACAAAGTATGGGATTAGGAACTATTTTAACGGCTACACTTAGCTATATTCCGGCTATTTGGGTGGTACTGGGTTTAACTACATTACTAGTAGGAATCTTTCCTAAAGTGACCGGATTGATTTGGATCTATGTAACTTTTGCAATTCTGGTTATTTATTTGGGTAACTTACTCGAATTTCCAGAATGGGTCAATCGTTTATCCGCTTTTCACCATGTCCCTCAATTGCCAAACGAAGAAATTACTTGGCTTCAATTGGGCATCTTAAGCATAGTAGGAATCGTTCTTTCCGGTGTTGGGTTCATAGGCTACAATAAAAGAGATATTTAA
- a CDS encoding ABC transporter ATP-binding protein codes for MSVVEVKGLTKRFGKFTALKKIDLAINEGEIYGFIGPNGAGKSTTIRVLLGMLKPNEGQVTIFGKDAWKDAVEIHKRIAYVPGEADLWPNLTGGEVIDLFLTMRGNGDNKRRDELIQRFKLDPSKKCRTYSKGNRQKIALISAFASEADLYILDEPTAGLDPLMERLFQESILEVKRHGKTVLLSSHILSEVEKLCDRVAIIREGELIETGTLSQMRHLTRTKLTVETRMALTGLSALKGVHDAVQTTGGWVFQVDSEEMEKVISHISSFGVLKLESAPPTLEDLFIRHYKGNSEEQSSVNGGA; via the coding sequence ATGAGTGTAGTAGAGGTGAAGGGATTAACTAAGCGATTTGGAAAATTTACCGCTTTAAAAAAAATCGATTTAGCTATAAATGAAGGCGAAATATATGGCTTTATTGGTCCAAATGGTGCTGGGAAATCCACAACCATACGCGTTTTACTAGGGATGTTAAAGCCTAATGAAGGACAAGTAACGATTTTTGGCAAAGACGCATGGAAAGACGCGGTGGAAATTCATAAAAGAATTGCGTATGTTCCAGGAGAAGCTGACTTATGGCCTAATCTAACCGGTGGAGAAGTCATCGATTTATTTTTAACCATGCGTGGCAATGGCGATAACAAGCGCCGAGACGAACTGATTCAACGATTTAAATTGGATCCATCAAAAAAATGCCGGACGTATTCAAAAGGAAATCGACAAAAAATCGCCTTGATTTCAGCTTTTGCTTCTGAGGCAGACCTGTATATTCTTGACGAACCAACTGCGGGATTAGATCCTCTGATGGAACGACTTTTTCAAGAGAGTATCTTAGAGGTGAAAAGACACGGAAAGACCGTTTTGTTATCAAGCCATATTCTTTCAGAAGTTGAAAAATTGTGTGATCGAGTAGCTATTATTCGCGAAGGGGAATTGATTGAAACCGGAACGTTATCCCAAATGCGTCATTTGACACGGACAAAATTAACTGTTGAAACAAGGATGGCATTGACAGGGTTATCTGCTTTAAAAGGGGTCCATGATGCGGTACAAACAACTGGTGGGTGGGTATTCCAAGTCGACAGTGAAGAAATGGAAAAGGTTATCAGTCACATTAGTTCTTTCGGTGTTTTAAAACTTGAAAGTGCTCCACCAACGTTAGAAGATTTGTTTATCCGCCATTACAAAGGAAATAGTGAAGAACAAAGCAGCGTGAATGGAGGTGCTTAA
- a CDS encoding CapA family protein, with amino-acid sequence MKKIGFLIAALILSGCATSGSEDSEQTSSEVVSTSESSVELKNQSTEEKRVSFMGVGDNLIHTGIFEEAQLEDGTFDFKPMFENVSANIEAADLAFINQETLLGGDEFGFSGYPAFNTPSDMAENLNELGFDLVNGASNHSLDKGKKGVMNTLEIWDEQENMVFTGVFDSQEERDSIPVIERDGVTFSFLAYTYGTNGIEPDVAYRLNYFEEALITQDIERAKEVSDFVIVSAHWGEEHMLEPNEFQKEYAQLFTDLGVDVVIGTHPHVIQPVEWMEGENGNQTLIVYSLGNFLSAMSTGTENNMLGGMISFDFVLTEEEKTIENVKWDGVVMHYKGTNTDSGDSRRDFKIYQLDEYTKELADQHTLNSSQGNQLSKESLQQTTETIIDAEFLK; translated from the coding sequence ATGAAAAAAATAGGATTTTTAATAGCTGCATTGATCCTAAGCGGCTGTGCAACTAGCGGTAGTGAAGATTCAGAACAGACTTCATCAGAAGTCGTTTCTACCAGTGAATCATCCGTTGAATTGAAAAACCAATCAACTGAAGAGAAAAGAGTTTCATTTATGGGAGTAGGAGATAACCTGATCCATACAGGGATTTTTGAAGAAGCACAGTTAGAAGATGGGACATTTGATTTTAAACCTATGTTTGAAAATGTATCAGCTAATATTGAAGCTGCCGATTTGGCCTTTATTAATCAGGAAACTTTGTTGGGCGGAGATGAATTTGGTTTTTCAGGCTATCCAGCATTTAATACACCCAGTGATATGGCAGAAAATTTAAACGAATTAGGGTTTGATTTAGTCAATGGAGCATCTAATCATTCACTTGATAAAGGCAAAAAAGGTGTAATGAACACGTTGGAAATATGGGATGAACAAGAAAATATGGTCTTTACAGGAGTATTTGATTCCCAAGAAGAGCGTGATAGCATACCGGTGATTGAACGTGATGGCGTAACTTTTTCATTTTTAGCCTATACATACGGGACAAATGGAATTGAGCCAGATGTTGCTTACCGATTAAATTATTTTGAAGAAGCGTTGATCACTCAAGATATTGAACGGGCAAAGGAAGTCAGTGATTTCGTCATCGTATCGGCTCATTGGGGCGAGGAACACATGCTTGAGCCAAATGAATTTCAAAAAGAATATGCGCAATTATTTACAGATTTAGGAGTAGATGTTGTGATCGGCACCCATCCTCATGTGATCCAACCGGTTGAGTGGATGGAAGGGGAAAATGGCAATCAAACGTTGATCGTTTACTCATTAGGGAACTTCCTTTCTGCTATGTCAACGGGAACGGAAAATAATATGTTGGGTGGAATGATTTCATTTGATTTTGTCCTAACAGAAGAAGAAAAAACTATTGAAAATGTCAAATGGGATGGGGTAGTGATGCATTACAAAGGCACTAACACAGATAGTGGGGATTCAAGAAGAGATTTCAAAATTTATCAATTAGATGAGTATACGAAAGAACTGGCCGATCAGCACACCCTGAACAGTTCCCAAGGAAATCAACTGTCTAAAGAGTCTTTACAGCAGACAACTGAGACAATCATTGATGCTGAATTTCTAAAATAG
- a CDS encoding zinc ribbon domain-containing protein codes for MNKFKIRFQKFMIGRYGVDMLSNYLLYGGLAIVVLFNLLNWPFGGFFGWIAVILGYYRTFSRNRSKRYQENQKFLTFKRKVESKWKKQRKKIQDRKVYKYYSCPNCHKKLRVPRKKGKITIKCPHCREQFTKKT; via the coding sequence ATGAACAAATTCAAGATTCGATTCCAAAAATTTATGATTGGTAGATATGGTGTGGATATGCTATCAAACTATTTACTTTACGGAGGACTTGCGATTGTTGTCTTATTTAATTTATTAAATTGGCCCTTTGGCGGTTTCTTTGGATGGATAGCCGTTATCTTAGGTTATTATCGGACCTTTTCTCGTAATCGGTCAAAACGGTATCAAGAGAATCAAAAATTTCTAACTTTTAAACGTAAGGTTGAGAGCAAATGGAAAAAACAGCGTAAAAAAATCCAAGATCGAAAAGTATACAAATACTATTCTTGTCCTAATTGCCATAAAAAATTACGCGTCCCGAGAAAAAAGGGCAAAATCACCATCAAATGTCCACACTGCAGAGAGCAATTCACTAAAAAAACTTAA
- a CDS encoding peptide ABC transporter substrate-binding protein: MRKSYKLAATLSTAFLLTACGGNGDSSDSASNNSEENTSEEQVVHYTAPTELSTMDTALITDINSSNYLGHVIEGLLRIDEEGNPVPAIAADEGVVSEDGLTYTYTLRDDAVWSNGDPVTSADFVYAAQKLVDPDTGASYSYLAETIENAPEIMAGEAEVSELGVTANGANEITFTLTQPTPYFEFLLAFTAFFPQNQTFVEEQGANYGTSSDALLANGPFTLENWDGTGLTWDLEKNDDYYAADEVSLDAVNVQVVKEPSTAVNLFEGGQTDNAHLTGEIVKQYADNENVVVQKKARTSYLEFNWDNDDLQNEKLREALGLVINTDDLVNTVLADGSTEIGGFLPADFVTSPTTDEDFTEEAGTFLSYDVERAQKLWDEAKIELGVDSISLSFVGDDDEKSKQISQYIQGQIQNNLPGISVELRNVPKKNRLALADSRDFDVLLTGWGADFADAINFMDLLYSDSAYNEGGYENAAYDALIDEAKTTNANNEEERWANLQEAHTLLTDDFAFIPLYQEAETQLRNPAVTDIIFHSVGVEFDLSRANVEN; encoded by the coding sequence GTGAGGAAATCATATAAATTAGCAGCTACACTAAGTACCGCCTTTTTATTAACTGCGTGCGGTGGAAATGGAGATTCTTCAGATTCAGCGAGCAATAATTCTGAGGAGAATACATCTGAGGAACAAGTCGTTCACTATACTGCCCCTACCGAATTATCAACAATGGATACGGCTTTAATTACCGATATCAATAGTTCAAACTATTTAGGACATGTGATCGAAGGCTTATTAAGAATTGACGAAGAGGGAAATCCCGTACCTGCTATTGCAGCCGACGAGGGAGTGGTTTCAGAAGACGGACTCACATATACCTATACTCTTCGCGATGATGCCGTATGGTCTAATGGCGATCCTGTTACATCAGCTGATTTCGTTTATGCGGCACAAAAATTAGTTGATCCTGATACTGGTGCTTCTTATAGTTACTTAGCAGAAACAATTGAAAATGCTCCTGAAATCATGGCAGGAGAGGCAGAAGTTAGCGAATTAGGCGTCACGGCTAATGGGGCTAATGAAATCACTTTTACCTTAACTCAACCTACTCCTTACTTTGAATTCTTATTAGCTTTCACAGCCTTCTTCCCACAAAATCAAACTTTTGTTGAAGAACAAGGAGCTAATTACGGAACATCCAGTGATGCATTGCTCGCAAATGGACCTTTCACCTTAGAAAATTGGGATGGAACTGGACTAACTTGGGATTTAGAAAAAAATGACGATTACTATGCAGCAGATGAAGTTTCACTAGATGCCGTTAATGTCCAAGTTGTAAAAGAACCAAGTACAGCTGTCAATTTATTTGAAGGTGGCCAAACAGATAACGCTCATCTAACTGGAGAAATTGTTAAACAATACGCTGACAATGAAAATGTTGTTGTCCAAAAGAAAGCAAGAACTTCATATTTGGAATTCAACTGGGATAATGACGATTTGCAAAATGAGAAATTAAGAGAAGCTTTAGGCTTAGTGATCAATACGGATGATTTAGTGAATACTGTCTTAGCTGACGGTTCAACTGAAATCGGCGGATTTTTACCTGCTGACTTCGTAACTAGCCCAACTACTGATGAAGATTTCACTGAAGAAGCGGGGACCTTCCTTTCTTACGACGTAGAACGTGCACAAAAATTATGGGACGAAGCAAAAATCGAATTAGGCGTTGACAGCATTTCACTTTCTTTTGTTGGAGACGATGATGAGAAGAGCAAACAAATCAGCCAATACATTCAAGGTCAAATTCAAAATAACTTACCCGGCATTTCCGTTGAACTACGTAACGTGCCTAAGAAGAACCGTCTTGCACTAGCAGACTCTCGTGACTTCGATGTTCTTCTAACTGGATGGGGAGCTGATTTCGCTGATGCAATCAACTTTATGGATCTCTTATACAGTGATTCAGCCTATAACGAAGGTGGTTATGAGAACGCCGCTTATGACGCACTTATCGATGAGGCTAAAACAACAAATGCCAATAACGAAGAAGAACGTTGGGCAAATCTCCAAGAAGCTCATACCCTCTTAACTGATGACTTTGCGTTTATTCCTTTGTACCAAGAAGCTGAAACGCAATTGCGTAATCCAGCTGTTACTGATATCATTTTCCATTCCGTTGGCGTAGAGTTTGACTTGAGCCGCGCAAATGTTGAAAATTAA
- a CDS encoding DNA-deoxyinosine glycosylase — translation MKSGFEAIYDKNTKILIFGSAPSVKSLELQQYYANKGNQFWKIIAECLCTSDPIDYEKRLQLLTQNHIGLWDIYSQFNRIGSLDSDFKQTKLNNFDSLFSTAPIKLIIANGDKAYQEIVKSTLFEHYTVIKCLSTSGANNGKTQERKIEWKEALQTTCLS, via the coding sequence ATGAAGTCTGGTTTTGAAGCAATTTATGATAAAAATACCAAAATCTTAATTTTCGGCAGTGCTCCAAGTGTAAAATCATTAGAATTGCAGCAATATTATGCGAATAAAGGCAATCAATTTTGGAAAATTATTGCTGAGTGCCTTTGCACTAGTGATCCAATCGATTATGAAAAACGACTGCAACTGCTAACACAAAATCACATTGGCTTATGGGATATTTATAGTCAGTTTAATCGAATAGGAAGTTTAGATAGTGATTTCAAACAAACAAAATTAAATAACTTTGATTCATTATTTTCCACAGCTCCCATCAAGCTTATCATTGCAAACGGGGACAAAGCCTATCAAGAAATTGTAAAATCAACTCTTTTTGAGCATTACACGGTTATAAAATGTTTATCCACCAGTGGCGCAAATAATGGCAAAACACAAGAAAGAAAAATCGAATGGAAAGAGGCTCTCCAAACTACTTGTCTTTCCTAA
- a CDS encoding GIY-YIG nuclease family protein — MNRFTEEVITQLRYYVYILVNPIDDTIFYIGKGTKNRVFAHEQDSLKTNFSNDFVEKQKLTEIKTIQSNGMEVEKYILTFGLSEDEAFHVENAVINFCKLIDAQKLNVKKLTNIMSGHRSNGQKEALQTFGRVELLQDALSPKPVAINQLGAHKIMFVKIKPTKDRSDSTKDLKAEEMYDPVSEALKKRTLGDWVMSVDKANSVEYILGVYPGSGMIVSAFKIIKDSLRYEVLHSTTTSGRNQKRYNFYHYAESITDIDGLQLFPDHIKLTHYQYVDSNGVPCNIQNERVYVGFD, encoded by the coding sequence ATGAATCGATTTACAGAAGAAGTCATTACTCAGCTTCGCTATTACGTTTACATTTTAGTTAATCCAATTGATGACACCATTTTTTATATTGGCAAAGGAACAAAAAACAGAGTATTTGCCCATGAACAAGATTCTCTAAAAACAAATTTCTCCAACGATTTTGTGGAAAAACAAAAGTTAACTGAAATAAAGACCATTCAGTCAAACGGTATGGAAGTTGAGAAGTATATTTTGACTTTTGGATTAAGCGAAGACGAAGCCTTTCACGTCGAAAATGCGGTTATTAACTTTTGTAAATTAATTGATGCCCAAAAACTTAACGTGAAAAAATTGACCAATATTATGAGTGGCCATCGTTCTAATGGACAGAAAGAAGCCTTACAAACTTTTGGAAGAGTAGAACTGTTGCAAGATGCACTTAGTCCAAAACCTGTTGCTATTAACCAACTAGGTGCCCATAAAATCATGTTTGTGAAAATCAAGCCTACTAAAGACAGATCCGATTCTACTAAAGATTTAAAGGCTGAAGAAATGTATGACCCTGTATCTGAAGCCTTAAAAAAAAGAACGTTGGGTGATTGGGTAATGAGTGTGGATAAAGCGAACAGTGTAGAATATATCCTAGGCGTTTATCCTGGAAGCGGCATGATTGTTAGTGCTTTTAAAATCATTAAAGATAGTCTTAGATACGAAGTACTCCATAGCACAACTACATCTGGAAGGAATCAGAAACGATATAATTTCTATCATTATGCCGAATCCATTACCGACATAGACGGCCTTCAGCTTTTCCCCGATCACATCAAATTAACCCATTATCAATACGTAGATAGCAACGGAGTCCCTTGTAACATCCAAAATGAACGAGTCTATGTAGGCTTTGATTAG
- a CDS encoding DUF2207 domain-containing protein, which translates to MNKKVKGLMAIGAAFLFSTVFEETVFAENELSDITIEVELQEDGSGVVTEHRKMNMDDGTELYIVLDDLQDSKLLGFSVAGFQKMDPWQLDASLEEKANYYGTVGTDDGLELIWGIGEYGENDYEVTYALSNLVRELEDGQGLLWNFDTFSDIPAEDLTVEITGFEPFTEENVRFWGFGFEGDMQLEGNTIVWRAEEEVDNSKDVTVLLQFPQGIYTTQASVGMTSEEQREMAMNGSAYNDEASSNTIPIIIVSLIAVFGGGATVFGVMYYKKLKQAREEAGQMRTGPERIKENKKVLLEEIPYQGKDFAGIAYLLQEIDKGYFEDYFSAYLLKWSYEKRIMIHTAEDKSLFSNDFDTEIEILHFEEERARYPQSFRDYIAHLETNKETYETGLWLMLLDASNGNGFIEDTNMKKWARKYAKEVGKFADYLLDYSKEYLEKENLISFGKVDVWGAKHDVAVASPEGDKLFDRLVQFDNYLEEIDLKGFANNTNPFTFEEFLFWNTLYFRSEEITDEFKEMIPSPNDVAGDNSFIYYYWYWNGMTGFRQNWSSGLASGGFHSNASSATSGTGGSTSFGGGGGAGGGGGGGAR; encoded by the coding sequence ATGAATAAAAAGGTAAAAGGGCTAATGGCTATAGGGGCAGCATTTCTGTTCAGTACAGTATTTGAAGAAACTGTTTTTGCGGAAAATGAATTATCAGATATAACGATTGAAGTCGAACTGCAAGAAGACGGATCTGGAGTAGTTACAGAACATCGAAAAATGAATATGGATGATGGTACCGAGTTATATATTGTGTTGGATGATCTGCAAGATTCTAAATTACTTGGTTTCTCGGTTGCCGGTTTTCAAAAAATGGATCCATGGCAACTAGATGCTTCCTTGGAAGAAAAAGCTAATTACTATGGCACTGTTGGAACAGATGACGGGTTAGAACTCATATGGGGTATTGGTGAGTATGGAGAGAATGACTACGAAGTGACCTACGCACTATCAAATTTAGTGCGCGAATTAGAAGATGGACAAGGACTGCTGTGGAATTTTGATACATTCTCTGACATTCCTGCAGAAGATTTAACGGTTGAAATAACAGGATTTGAACCCTTTACAGAAGAAAATGTTCGCTTCTGGGGTTTTGGGTTTGAAGGGGATATGCAACTAGAAGGCAACACAATCGTATGGAGAGCTGAAGAAGAAGTGGATAACAGTAAAGATGTAACGGTATTGTTGCAATTTCCACAAGGAATATACACCACCCAAGCCAGCGTAGGAATGACATCGGAAGAACAGCGCGAAATGGCAATGAATGGGTCAGCGTATAATGATGAAGCTTCTTCTAACACGATTCCGATAATTATTGTCTCGCTTATAGCCGTTTTTGGGGGAGGCGCAACCGTTTTTGGTGTTATGTATTATAAAAAATTAAAACAAGCAAGAGAAGAAGCTGGTCAAATGCGTACAGGACCAGAGAGAATAAAGGAAAATAAAAAGGTTTTATTAGAAGAAATTCCTTATCAAGGAAAAGATTTTGCCGGAATCGCCTACTTGTTGCAAGAAATCGATAAAGGTTATTTCGAAGATTATTTTTCAGCCTATTTATTAAAATGGTCGTATGAAAAGCGAATTATGATCCATACTGCCGAGGACAAGTCATTATTCAGTAATGATTTTGATACGGAAATAGAAATACTTCATTTTGAAGAAGAACGTGCACGTTATCCTCAGTCGTTCAGGGATTATATTGCTCATCTTGAAACGAATAAGGAAACTTACGAAACTGGATTATGGTTGATGCTATTAGACGCTTCAAACGGTAATGGTTTCATTGAAGACACTAATATGAAAAAATGGGCAAGAAAATATGCTAAAGAAGTAGGGAAATTTGCCGATTATTTACTCGATTATTCAAAAGAGTACCTAGAAAAAGAAAATCTTATTTCTTTTGGTAAAGTTGACGTATGGGGTGCAAAACATGATGTAGCTGTTGCCAGTCCTGAAGGGGACAAGTTATTTGATCGTCTGGTTCAATTTGATAACTATTTAGAAGAAATTGATTTAAAAGGTTTTGCAAATAATACTAATCCATTTACTTTTGAAGAATTTTTATTCTGGAATACCTTGTACTTTAGAAGTGAAGAAATAACAGATGAATTCAAGGAAATGATTCCGAGTCCGAATGACGTCGCTGGGGACAATTCTTTCATCTATTATTACTGGTATTGGAACGGTATGACAGGCTTTAGACAAAATTGGTCTAGTGGATTAGCAAGTGGTGGATTTCACTCAAACGCTTCGTCAGCAACATCCGGAACAGGCGGCTCAACTTCCTTTGGTGGAGGAGGAGGTGCCGGTGGTGGAGGCGGCGGAGGGGCTCGATAA